The Ahaetulla prasina isolate Xishuangbanna chromosome 4, ASM2864084v1, whole genome shotgun sequence genome has a window encoding:
- the RRAS gene encoding ras-related protein R-Ras — translation MNPSEGAAPLEKYKLVVVGGGGVGKSALTIQFIQSYFVSDYDPTIEDSYTKICNIDGISTRLDILDTAGQEEFGAMREQYMRTGEGFLLVYAVNDRGSFNEIHKFHTQILRVKDRDEFPMVLVGNKTDLDLYRQVTEEEALYFARENRIPYMEASAKVRFNVDESFYELVRAIRKFHELESPPAPAFHPKKKDRKSCPCSIL, via the exons ATGAATCCCAGCGAAGGTGCGGCGCCACTGGAGAAATACAAGCTGGTAGTGGTCGGTGGAGGCGGCGTAGGCAAGAGCGCCCTAACTATTCAATTCATCCAG TCTTACTTTGTTTCTGACTATGACCCCACAATTGAGGACTCCTACACAAAAATCTGTAATATTGATGGTATCTCAACCCGGCTGGATA TTCTGGACACTGCTGGTCAAGAAGAGTTTGGAGCTATGAGGGAACAATACATGCGTACAGGAGAAGGTTTCCTCCTTGTTTATGCTGTCAATGACCGAGGCAG TTTCAATGAAATCCACAAATTCCACACTCAGATACTTCGAGTGAAAGACCGTGATGAGTTCCCTATGGTCCTTGTTGGCAATAAGACTGATCTGGATCTTTATCGACAG GTAACTGAAGAAGAGGCCCTTTACTTTGCTCGGGAGAACCGAATCCCCTACATGGAAGCCTCTGCAAAGGTCCGATTCAATGTGGACGAGTCTTTCTATGAGCTGGTCCGAGCTATCAG GAAGTTTCATGAATTGGAATCTCCCCCTGCCCCAGCCTTTCACCCTAAAAAGAAGGATCGCAAAAGCTGTCCTTGTTCCATTCTGTAA